In Saccharomyces eubayanus strain FM1318 chromosome XV, whole genome shotgun sequence, a single window of DNA contains:
- the FSH1 gene encoding putative serine hydrolase: MTVQIPKLLFLQGFLQNGKVFSEKSSGIRKLLKKANVQCDYIDAPVLLEKKDLPFEMDDEKWQATLDADVNRAWFYHSDISHELDVSEGLKTVVDYIKANGPYDGIVGFSQGAALSSIITNKITELVPDHPEFKVSVVISGYSFTEADPEHPGELRIAEKFRDSFAVKPDMKTKMIFIYGASDQAVPSVRSKYLYDIYLKAQNGNKEKVQAYEHPGGHMVPNKKDIIRPIVEQITASLQETTD, translated from the coding sequence atgactgTACAAATTCCAAAGCTATTGTTCTTACAAGGTTTCTTGCAAAACGGTAAGgttttttcagaaaaatcaTCCGGTATCAGAAAACTTCTGAAGAAGGCCAATGTTCAGTGTGACTATATCGATGCGCCTGTTCtcttggaaaagaaggacCTGCCATTCGAAATGGACGATGAAAAATGGCAAGCCACTTTGGATGCAGACGTGAACAGAGCTTGGTTCTACCACAGCGACATCTCCCACGAATTGGACGTCTCTGAAGGTTTAAAGACTGTTGTTGACTACATTAAGGCTAACGGTCCATACGACGGTATTGTCGGTTTCTCCCAGGGTGCCGCTTTGTCTTCCATCATCACTAACAAGATCACGGAATTGGTTCCAGACCACCCAGAATTCAAAGTCAGTGTGGTCATTTCAGGCTACTCCTTCACCGAAGCAGACCCAGAACACCCTGGCGAATTGAGAATAGCCGAGAAATTCAGAGACTCATTCGCTGTAAAGCCAGACATGAAGACCAAGATGATTTTCATCTACGGTGCCTCCGACCAAGCCGTCCCATCCGTCAGATCTAAGTACCTGTACGACATCTACTTGAAGGCCCAAAACggcaacaaagaaaaggtcCAAGCCTACGAACACCCAGGTGGCCACATGGTTCCAAACAAGAAGGACATCATCAGACCTATTGTTGAACAAATCACCGCTTCCCTGCAAGAAACTACTGACTAA
- the DDE1 gene encoding Dde1p, translating into MDWSFILQLLITILVIVLGANWLLSSFLLDFKRDLTAVALAQQASVSSVRNENETAYYRSILVPTGFPLTTGLGLSLKYKIRNGNFGDVWNATMEVSKGRNTIKLVGDEKSYSLGEINGMAKRILQKLSVKKYKNIGISASVATVEGFSLTLASMMASIKTGSVPHFLPAVPRQRVADLDVLIIDSWRSFKMLNGSEDWYKLIIVCDDPTKAPQFDLDNNHVITWVELIDGFGNDPEFQYTPPDDNSDDKKLFAYVASPWNGTNSFNQICLVSNIAEFIKSFPLGNELNSSDHLTISAKLASSSASLQIWGKLFAVLLHGGSASFVDPAALDCKSLHKTTLLIIEAKDITKLTDSASEKGLVHKFYLSWAINLLSEGIFTKIAKIEPNALEKLRCVYLAESVKDAEVISTFPAKIPQLKKTNKRTTPSTKQLNKIRAQFGSRVVLELYCPYTIMGPIAHTNFYDYRVFDSSVDNNVVCYGPLSTTLEGKMVETETNPLLNIEKRQGMLCIRGFSIGKPVESNRLQNAMNLAEKFGGGEGWMPLVGIFGLWGQDGCLYTYNQ; encoded by the coding sequence ATGGATTGGTCGTTTATATTACAACTGTTGATAACAATACTGGTCATTGTACTGGGTGCAAATTGGTTGTTAAGTTCCTTCCTACTGGACTTCAAAAGAGACCTGACAGCGGTTGCTCTGGCACAACAGGCAAGTGTATCTAGCGTTCGTAACGAGAATGAAACTGCATATTATAGAAGCATCTTAGTGCCTACTGGTTTCCCATTGACTACTGGACTAGGACTCTCTTTAAAGTACAAAATAAGAAATGGTAATTTTGGTGATGTTTGGAATGCCACGATGGAAGTTTCCAAGGGAAGGAACACCATCAAGCTGGTAGGAGACGAGAAAAGTTATTCATTGGGTGAGATCAATGGTATGGCCAAGCGTATACTTCAGAAACTTTCTGTGAAGAAGTACAAAAATATTGGTATATCTGCGTCAGTCGCCACGGTGGAAGGATTTTCTCTTACTTTGGCCTCTATGATGGCGTCTATAAAAACTGGTTCTGTACCTCATTTTTTGCCAGCGGTTCCTAGACAACGAGTGGCGGATCTTGATGTCCTAATCATCGATTCATGGAGATCTTTCAAGATGCTAAACGGTAGTGAGGATTGGTACAAACTGATCATTGTTTGTGATGATCCTACGAAAGCACCACAATTCGATTTGGACAATAATCATGTCATTACATGGGTAGAGCTTATAGATGGGTTTGGTAACGATCCAGAGTTCCAATACACACCGCCAGATGACAATTCTGATGACAAGAAACTGTTTGCGTACGTAGCCTCACCATGGAATGGAACTAACAGCTTCAATCAGATATGCCTGGTGAGTAACATTGCGGAATTTATCAAGAGTTTTCCCCTAGGTAACGAATTGAATAGCAGTGATCATTTAACCATCTCAGCAAAATTAGCAAGTTCCAGTGCAAGCTTACAAATCTGGGGGAAGCTCTTCGCTGTCTTGCTACACGGTGGGTCTGCATCATTTGTCGATCCAGCAGCGTTGGATTGCAAGTCATTGCATAAGACTACACTATTGATTATTGAAGCAAAAGACATTACCAAATTAACGGATTCCGCTTCGGAAAAGGGCTTAGTACATAAATTTTACTTATCCTGGGCGATTAATTTATTGAGCGAGGGTATCTTTACCAAAATTGCTAAGATTGAACCGAATGCTCTTGAGAAACTAAGATGTGTTTATTTGGCAGAAAGTGTGAAAGATGCTGAAGTGATTTCAACATTTCCTGCAAAGATTCctcaattgaagaagaccaaTAAAAGAACCACCCCAAGCACTAAACAACTGAATAAAATAAGAGCACAGTTTGGATCTCGTGTGGTTCTCGAGTTATATTGTCCATATACTATCATGGGGCCCATAGCACATACGAATTTTTACGATTACAGAGTTTTTGACAGCTCGGTGGATAATAACGTTGTTTGTTATGGACCCTTAAGCACAACGTTAGAAGGTAAAATGGTGGAAACGGAAACCAACCCTCTTTTGAACATAGAGAAAAGACAAGGTATGTTATGTATTCGTGGCTTTAGTATCGGTAAACCAGTCGAGTCAAATCGTTTGCAGAACGCAATGAACTTGGCCGAAAAATTTGGAGGAGGTGAAGGTTGGATGCCTTTAGTCGGTATATTTGGGTTGTGGGGCCAAGATGGTTGCTTATACACCTATAACCAATAA
- the INM1 gene encoding inositol monophosphate 1-phosphatase INM1 translates to MTVDLASIEKFLCDLATEKVGPIIKSKSGTQQDYDLKTGSRRVDIVTAIDKQVEKLIWESVRAQYPTFKFIGEESYVEGESKITDDPTFIIDPIDGTTNFVHDFPFSCTSLGLTINKEPVVGVIYNPHIDLLISASKGNGIRVNGKGFDHQAKLESMGSLVLNKSVVALQPGSAREGKNFKTKMATYEKLLSCDYGFVHGFRNLGSSAMTMAYIAMGYLDSYWDGGCYSWDVCAGWCILKEAGGRVVGANPDEWNIEVDNRTYLAVRGTINNDVDEQKKYIKDFWACVDGQLKYD, encoded by the coding sequence ATGACTGTGGATTTAGCTTCTATCGAGAAATTTCTCTGCGATCTAGCCACCGAAAAAGTAGGTCCTATCATCAAGTCCAAATCAGGCACCCAGCAAGACTATGATTTAAAAACAGGTTCCAGAAGAGTCGATATTGTAACTGCCATTGACAAacaagttgaaaaattaatttGGGAATCAGTACGAGCACAATATCCAACCTTCAAATTCATTGGGGAAGAAAGTTACGTGGAAGGGGAAAGTAAGATTACCGATGATCCTACTTTCATCATTGATCCAATTGATGGAACCACAAACTTTGTCCATGATTTTCCATTTAGTTGTACTTCGCTAGGCCTAACGATAAATAAAGAGCCCGTGGTAGGCGTTATTTATAATCCACACATTGACCTCCTCATATCAGCTTCTAAAGGGAATGGTATAAGAGTTAATGGGAAAGGCTTTGACCACCAAGCTAAATTAGAATCAATGGGTTCTCTAGTATTGAATAAATCCGTGGTAGCATTACAACCAGGCTCAGCAAGAGAGGGGAAAAACTTTAAGACGAAGATGGCCACTTATGAAAAGTTGCTTTCGTGCGATTATGGTTTTGTCCATGGGTTCAGGAATTTAGGATCCTCTGCGATGACCATGGCATATATCGCTATGGGGTATCTCGACAGTTACTGGGATGGTGGTTGTTATTCGTGGGATGTTTGCGCTGGATGGTGTATTCTAAAGGAAGCGGGTGGCCGTGTGGTGGGTGCCAACCCAGATGAATGGAATATTGAAGTTGATAACAGGACATACTTGGCCGTAAGAGGGACAATTAACAACGACGTTGacgaacaaaaaaaatatatcaagGATTTCTGGGCTTGTGTTGATGGTCAGTTAAAATACGATTAA
- the AAP1 gene encoding arginine/alanine aminopeptidase, producing the protein MSREVLPANVTPSHYDIALEPDLETFKFEGSAKIDLQINDHSVDSVTLNYLEIDFHSAFLESVCAIDVKKDESQQTVTFVFPNGTLKNLGDSAKLEIKFTGTLNDKMAGFYRARYTDKATGETKYMATTQMEATDARRAFPCFDEPNLKASFDITLISESSLTHLSNMDVKTEITEKGKKITTFNTTPKMSTYLVAFIVADLKYVENSSLRIPVRVYSTPGDEKLGQFAVDLAARTLKFFENTFDIEYPLPKMDMVAVHEFSAGAMENWGLVTYRVIDLLLDMENSSLDRIQRVAEVIQHELAHQWFGNLVTMDWWEGLWLNEGFATWMSWYSCNEFQPEWKVWEQYVTDNLQRALNLDSLRSSHPIEVPVKNADEINQIFDAISYSKGSSLLRMISKWLGEEIFIKGVSKYLNRFKYGNAKTEDLWDALSETSGKDVRSVMNVWTKSIGFPVLSVKEENGKITLTQNRYLSTGDVKDEEDTTIYPVFLALKDRTGIDNSLVLNKRSATFEIQNQDFFKLNGDQSGIFITSYSDERWTTLSTQADFLSVEDRVGLVADAKALSASGYTSTTNFLNLVSNWKDENSFVVWEQIINSLSALKSTWVFEPENVLNALDKFTLKLVSKKLSELGWNISEDDTFASQRLKVTLFNAACASGDKKMQNIAVEMFEKYNNGDKKAILALIKPAVFNTIARIGEDANYEKILHIYQNPISSDEKIVALRALGRFENSKFLERTLGYLLDGTVLNQDFYIPMQGIRAHKKGIERLWTWLQENWDEIVKRLQPGSPVLGGVLTLGLTNFTSVEDLEKISKFYSEKPTKGFDQTLAQAFDTIRARAQWVSRDREVVAAYLNEHEYEQ; encoded by the coding sequence ATGTCACGTGAAGTGCTACCAGCCAATGTTACCCCATCGCATTATGACATTGCATTGGAGCCTGATCTCGAAACCTTCAAATTTGAAGGGTCTGCCAAGATTGATTTACAGATCAACGATCATTCCGTAGACTCTGTTACGTTGAATTATTTGGAAATAGATTTCCATTctgcttttcttgaaagtgTCTGCGCCATTGATGTTAAGAAAGATGAAAGCCAGCAGACAGTGACTTTTGTCTTCCCTAATGgaactttgaaaaatttgggaGATTCTGCAAAGTTGGAGATTAAGTTCACTGGTACCTTGAACGACAAAATGGCTGGGTTCTATAGAGCCAGGTATACGGATAAAGCCACTGGCGAGACTAAATACATGGCCACTACTCAAATGGAAGCCACCGATGCTAGAAGGGCCTTCCCCTGTTTCGATGAACCAAACTTGAAGGCTAGTTTCGATATCACTTTGATTTCTGAATCTTCTCTGACTCATTTGTCTAACATGGATGTTAAGACGGAAATAACCGAGAAAGGTAAAAAAATCACGACCTTCAACACTACTCCAAAGATGTCTACGTATTTGGTGGCGTTTATTGTGGCTGACTTAAAATACGTTGAAAACAGCAGTTTGCGTATCCCAGTCCGAGTTTATTCCACCCCAGGTGACGAAAAACTTGGTCAATTCGCTGTTGATTTGGCTGCGAGAactttgaagttttttgAGAATACCTTTGACATAGAGTACCCCTTACCAAAGATGGATATGGTGGCGGTTCACGAGTTTTCAGCGGGTGCTATGGAAAACTGGGGACTGGTCACTTACAGAGTCATTGACCTGTTACTGGATATGGAAAACTCGAGTTTGGATCGTATCCAAAGAGTTGCTGAAGTAATTCAGCATGAACTGGCCCACCAATGGTTCGGCAACCTAGTCACTATGGACTGGTGGGAAGGTTTATGGTTGAACGAAGGGTTCGCCACTTGGATGTCTTGGTACTCTTGCAACGAGTTTCAACCGGAATGGAAAGTTTGGGAACAATACGTAACCGACAACTTACAACGTGCTTTGAACTTAGATTCCTTAAGATCTTCTCACCCAATTGAAGTCCCCGTTAAGAATGCAGATGAAATCAACCAGATTTTCGATGCCATTTCTTATTCTAAAGGTTCCTCATTATTAAGAATGATCTCTAAATGGCTAGGCGAGgaaattttcattaaagGTGTGTCCAAGTACTTGAACAGATTTAAATACGGCAATGCTAAGACAGAGGATCTATGGGATGCCCTGTCAGAAACTTCTGGCAAAGACGTTCGTTCGGTGATGAACGTTTGGACTAAAAGTATCGGTTTTCCAGTTCTATCCGTAAAGGAGGAAAATGGCAAAATTACTTTGACTCAAAACCGTTATCTAAGTACTGGTGACGTTAAGGACGAAGAAGACACCACAATTTACCCAGTTTTTTTAGCTTTGAAAGATAGGACGGGTATTGACAATTCATTGGTACTAAACAAAAGATCTGCTACTTTTGAAATACAAAACCAAGACTTCTTCAAGCTCAATGGTGACCAATCTGGTATTTTTATCACTTCTTACTCTGACGAAAGGTGGACCACATTATCTACACAAGCTGATTTTCTATCCGTCGAAGACCGTGTTGGCTTAGTCGCTGATGCAAAGGCCCTTTCCGCATCTGGTTACACTTCCACTACAAACTTCTTGAACTTGGTTTCTAATTGGAAAGATGAGAACTCATTCGTTGTTTGGGAACAAATCATTAACAGTTTATCTGCTTTGAAATCTACTTGGGTCTTCGAACCTGAAAACGTCTTGAATGCTCTTGATAAATTTACTTTAAAGTTGGTGTCCAAAAAGCTCTCTGAGCTGGGATGGAATATTAGCGAAGATGACACCTTTGCCTCACAACGTCTAAAAGTCACTCTGTTCAATGCTGCGTGCGCATCTGgtgacaaaaaaatgcaaaatatTGCAGTGgaaatgtttgaaaaatacaacaatGGGGACAAAAAAGCCATTCTTGCGTTGATCAAGCCAGCTGTTTTCAACACCATTGCCAGAATTGGTGAAGATGCTAACTAcgaaaaaattcttcacATCTACCAAAACCCTATTTCTtcagatgaaaaaattgttgCGTTGAGAGCCTTGGGTAGATTTGAGAACAGTAAGTTCTTAGAAAGAACCTTGGGTTACTTGTTGGATGGTACTGTTTTGAACCAGGACTTCTACATACCAATGCAAGGTATCAGAGCTCATAAGAAGGGTATCGAAAGATTATGGACTTGGCTACAAGAAAATTGGGACGAAATTGTCAAGAGATTGCAGCCAGGTTCACCTGTCTTGGGTGGTGTATTGACGTTGGGGTTGACCAACTTCACCTCCGTTGaagatcttgaaaaaatcagtaAATTCTACAGCGAAAAGCCAACTAAAGGCTTCGACCAAACGTTGGCCCAAGCTTTCGACACCATTAGAGCTAGGGCACAATGGGTTAGCAGAGATCGCGAAGTGGTTGCTGCTTACTTGAATGAACACGAATACGAacaatag
- the YHK8 gene encoding Yhk8p — MAPADPDANRLPTSPELSDEEHFSMHSDKDIERGSQLTSGRRTNGTQSYEVAFGEDSADPEDIARHISIVRRYYISSVITFTSMVITMVSSCWTLPSTHIIEHFHISHEVSTLGITLYVFGLGIGPLFLSPLSELYGRRTTFIYALTLSVIWQCLTIWSKTITGVMFGRFLSGFFGSAFLSVAGGAIADIFDKDQIGVPMAIFTTSAFLGPSLGPIIGGALYHENYKWTFITLLITSGCCLVIIVLTIPETYKPMLLMRKAKRLRKEENDERYYAALEVTRKQTSLLSAILLSTRRPFGLLLRDPMMGVLCFYTGLELAIVYLYFVAFPYVFKKLYDFGPMEVACSYIGIMVGMLISAPTCLLFQKTFERRVKRNNGVKTPEMRFEPLFYGAFLTPIGLFIFAFTCYKHVHWIAPIIGSAVFGSGVYFVFTGVFAYTVDAYRRYAASGMACNTFVRCIMAGVFPLFGLQMYKAMGVNWAGFLLAMVTVLMIPIPFLFTKYGARLRAKSPYAWDD, encoded by the coding sequence ATGGCTCCAGCAGATCCAGATGCAAACAGGCTACCAACGTCACCGGAATTGAGCGATGAAGAGCATTTCTCAATGCATTCGGACAAAGATATAGAACGTGGGTCTCAATTGACCAGTGGACGAAGAACCAATGGCACACAATCATATGAAGTGGCTTTTGGCGAGGATTCCGCGGACCCAGAAGATATAGCTCGTCATATTAGCATAGTCCGTCGATATTACATTTCTTCTGTCATCACCTTCACATCAATGGTGATCACAATGGTTTCGTCCTGTTGGACACTTCCCTCAACGCACATCATTGAGCACTTTCACATCTCACATGAGGTAAGCACATTGGGAATCACGCTATATGTGTTTGGGCTTGGTATAGGACCCTTATTTCTGTCCCCACTAAGCGAGCTGTACGGACGCAGAACCACATTCATATACGCTCTGACGCTCAGCGTGATATGGCAGTGTTTGACAATTTGGTCCAAGACCATTACAGGCGTCATGTTTGGTAGGTTCCTCTCTGGGTTCTTCGGTTCAGCCTTTCTTAGCGTGGCTGGTGGCGCCATAGCTGATATCTTCGATAAAGACCAGATCGGTGTCCCCATGGCCATATTCACCACATCTGCCTTCCTAGGACCGTCTTTGGGTCCGATCATTGGTGGCGCCCTATACCACGAAAATTACAAATGGACATTTATCACTCTTCTAATCACATCGGGATGTTGTCTCGTTATTATCGTGCTGACCATCCCGGAAACTTATAAACCAATGCTACTAATGCGCAAGGCCAAGAGattaagaaaagaagaaaacgatgAACGCTACTACGCCGCCTTGGAAGTTACGCGTAAACAAACTTCTCTGCTTTCGGCGATCCTACTATCAACTAGAAGACCCTTTGGATTGCTGCTACGGGACCCAATGATGGGTGTGCTTTGTTTCTACACTGGCCTAGAACTGGCAATTGTCTATCTGTATTTTGTAGCATTCCCGTACGTATTTAAGAAACTCTACGATTTTGGGCCCATGGAGGTGGCATGCTCATATATCGGTATCATGGTGGGCATGCTTATCTCCGCCCCAACATGTCTACTATTCCAAAAAACGTTTGAACGGAGGGTCAAGAGGAATAATGGTGTCAAGACGCCCGAAATGCGGTTCGAGCCATTGTTCTACGGCGCCTTTTTGACCCCGATCGGGTTGTTCATTTTCGCCTTTACTTGCTACAAACACGTCCACTGGATAGCACCCATAATAGGTAGTGCCGTATTCGGTTCAGGCGTGTATTTCGTCTTCACCGGTGTTTTCGCATACACTGTGGACGCCTACAGAAGATATGCGGCCTCGGGGATGGCCTGCAACACGTTCGTGAGGTGCATAATGGCCGGTGTTTTCCCACTCTTCGGGCTACAAATGTATAAGGCAATGGGCGTGAACTGGGCCGGGTTCCTCTTGGCAATGGTGACCGTATTGATGATCCCAATCCCGTTCCTGTTCACCAAGTACGGGGCCCGATTGAGGGCCAAGTCGCCGTATGCATGGGACGATTGA